Genomic segment of Bicyclus anynana chromosome 18, ilBicAnyn1.1, whole genome shotgun sequence:
AACGCCAAACCTCTTTTAAAAGCGCCAACTTCAATCATTCTATTCGTCCtatagttaattttataaatgcctCTGGTATACGGTTGTATAAAATAGGCCTCTCCATTTTTGTCTgtagtcaaaaaatatatttcatcttGGAAAAGCTCCGGTTTCTTAGTTCCATTTCTAAATACGTAAAGTGCTGATCTCCTCATAAAATATATGTCATCATGTTTGTCAATTATGAAATCGTCTATTTGATAGTCGCTTAATTGtgttatttcttttgttttcttattattaatactaaaaaGGCCTTTGTGCTTGAATTCGGTGTAATAAAGTTTATCTTCAAACTGCATGTGCCATATTGTTCTATCTTTCAGTGCGTATAGTTCTGTGTTATTGTCTTTCGGATTGTATTTATATATGCCTTTTTCTCCAGATAGATACAGATCTCCAGTAGATTGGTCGACTGCGTGTGCAAATGTAAAGTTTAATGGGATGACAGTCGAGGTGGCTTTAGTCAAGTCGAAGGCTTTGGTGAAATCTTTACCGTTGTCTTGATAGtggtaatatattatgttcgCGTTTCTGTCTACTGCTAGCTGTCCAGATAGCTTTTGATCTATGAATATTCTGTCGTGTGGACTGTAACACACTAAGTTTATGCACGCATAGCAAGACAATCGCTTCGCTTGTGTTGGGATGATGgcatatattaataatagtagCAACTTCCACATTCTGTAATAGTAAAAAGTTATCATTAGATACGTTTATcctaattatatatattttttttaaaggtttgtttgcttgttttgtTGAATGCTCTAATATCAGGAAGTAATGGTTCGTATTGAAAaactacgaccaataggagtaGAGAATCAATGAAAACCGAACTAGCGCACTAAGGGTTCCGTACTATACAATCgtgtgaaaatttcaactatCGAACCATCACGGAAGGACTAACGGAGATCTGAGT
This window contains:
- the LOC112049792 gene encoding uncharacterized protein LOC112049792, with product MWKLLLLLIYAIIPTQAKRLSCYACINLVCYSPHDRIFIDQKLSGQLAVDRNANIIYYHYQDNGKDFTKAFDLTKATSTVIPLNFTFAHAVDQSTGDLYLSGEKGIYKYNPKDNNTELYALKDRTIWHMQFEDKLYYTEFKHKGLFSINNKKTKEITQLSDYQIDDFIIDKHDDIYFMRRSALYVFRNGTKKPELFQDEIYFLTTDKNGEAYFIQPYTRGIYKINYRTNRMIEVGAFKRGLAFKVVFDSDNHIVFYESTNKILYFLSPVLSKCTVTTRGVGRYLRKVVVSRSTRNNGKNRRTHKSNSL